Proteins found in one Maridesulfovibrio sp. genomic segment:
- the yedF gene encoding sulfurtransferase-like selenium metabolism protein YedF: MSIKIDCKGLPCPQPVLKCKNAIESENPAKIKIIVDNEAAKENVSRFMGTKGYEVSVKDKDGTFVVKGKKDVTDVTSAQECEVCNVMSDEEIAEVGSKTLVFLNSEFLGSGDDKLGAGLMFNFISTLPELGDSLWRIIMVNSAVKLATEDSKCLEKLQELEKSGVSILVCGTCLDHFKLLDKKQVGETTNMLDVVTSMQLATKVIKA, from the coding sequence ATGTCAATAAAAATAGATTGTAAAGGATTGCCCTGTCCGCAGCCTGTGCTCAAATGTAAGAATGCTATCGAATCCGAGAATCCCGCCAAGATCAAAATTATCGTGGATAATGAAGCGGCGAAAGAAAATGTATCCCGTTTCATGGGTACTAAGGGTTACGAAGTAAGTGTCAAAGATAAGGATGGAACCTTTGTCGTGAAAGGCAAAAAAGATGTCACCGACGTCACTTCTGCGCAGGAATGCGAAGTGTGTAACGTCATGAGTGATGAAGAAATCGCAGAAGTCGGAAGCAAAACCCTAGTTTTTCTGAATAGTGAATTTCTCGGAAGCGGTGATGATAAGCTGGGCGCCGGGCTTATGTTTAATTTCATCTCCACCCTGCCAGAGCTGGGCGACTCTCTCTGGAGAATCATAATGGTCAACAGCGCGGTAAAACTCGCCACCGAAGACAGTAAGTGCCTTGAAAAACTTCAGGAACTTGAGAAGTCCGGCGTATCAATACTCGTTTGCGGAACCTGTCTGGATCATTTTAAACTGCTCGATAAAAAACAGGTCGGTGAAACCACTAATATGCTTGATGTGGTTACCAGCATGCAGCTTGCCACCAAAGTCATTAAAGCTTAA